From the genome of Mustela lutreola isolate mMusLut2 chromosome 16, mMusLut2.pri, whole genome shotgun sequence, one region includes:
- the ZNF599 gene encoding zinc finger protein 599: MAAPALALVSFQDVAVTFTGEEWRHLDLAQRTLYREVMLETCGLLVSLGHPVPKAELISLVEQGQELWTVMRGLSKSTYTGEKAKPETTELTASQLAFTEEAPFEEQVTQGVSRDSRLGQARDQEKLSEVQEANLRPGADPHKETCPRKLTHKRDDLETGDRLGFTVLQERVTTQGDLREPEQGPGKDPVIEARNSLYKCKECGKRFSKNWALVRHQQIHAGVKPFKCSECGKACRYMADFIRHMRFHTGEKPYKCVECGKAFKRRSHLTEHQRIHTGDKPYECKECGKTFTHRSSFNQHNMTHTREKPFLCKECGKAFYYSSSFAQHMRIHTGKKLYECSECGKAFTHRSTFIQHNMTHTGEKPFLCKECGKAFCLSSSFTQHMRIHTGEKPYECDDCGKAFTHRSTFIRHKRTHTGEKPFECKECGKTFCDSSSLIQHMRIHTGERPYKCSDCGKAFTHHSVFIRHHRTHSGEKPLECKECAKAFYYSSSFTRHMRIHTGEKPYVCRECGKAFTQPANFVRHNRIHTGEKPYECKHCKKAFCDNFALTQHMRTHTGEKPFECGECGKTFSHSSSFTHHRKIHTRV; this comes from the exons ATGGCGGCGCCGGCGCTG GCTTTGGTGTCCTTCCAAGACGTGGCCGTGACCTTCACTGGGGAGGAATGGAGACATCTGGACCTGGCCCAGAGGACCTTATACCGGGAGGTGATGTTGGAGACATGTGGGCTCTTGGTCTCACTGG GGCATCCTGTTCCCAAAGCAGAGCTGATCTCCCTGGTGGAGCAGGGGCAGGAACTGTGGACAGTGATGAGAGGCCTCTCCAAAAGCACGTATACAG GTGAAAAAGCAAAACCTGAGACCACAGAGCTTACTGCTTCTCAGCTTGCCTTCACTGAGGAAGCCCCCTTTGAGGAACAAGTGACCCAGGGAGTCTCAAGGGATTCCAGGTTGGGGCAAGCAAGGGATCAGGAGAAGCTATCAGAAGTGCAGGAAGCGAACTTGAGGCCAGGTGCGGACCCCCACAAGGAGACATGCCCTAGGAAGCTGACCCATAAACGTGATGATTTGGAGACCGGTGATCGTTTGGGTTTCACGGTTTTGCAGGAGCGCGTCACTACACAAGGTGATCTACGTGAACCCGAGCAAGGACCAGGCAAAGACCCTGTGATAGAGGCAAGGAATAGCCTGTATAAATGCAAAGAATGTGGGAAAAGGTTTAGCAAGAACTGGGCTCTTGTTCGGCATCAGCAGATTCATGCCGGAGTGAAGCCCTTTaaatgcagtgaatgtgggaaagcctgtCGTTATATGGCAGACTTCATTCGACACATGAGGTTTCATACTGGGGAAAAACCATACAAGTGTGTTGAGTGTGGGAAGGCGTTCAAACGCAGGTCTCACCTCACAGAACACCAGCGCATTCACACTGGAGATAAGCCCTATGAGTGCAAAGAATGTGGTAAAACTTTCACCCACCGCTCTTCTTTTAACCAACATAATATGACCCACACTAGGGAAAAGCCCTTTTTGTGCAAAGAATGTGGAAAAGCTTTTTACTACAGCTCTTCCTTTGCTCAACACATGAGGATTCACACCGGAAAGAAACTCTATGAGTGCAGTGAATGTGGAAAGGCCTTCACTCACCGCTCCACTTTTATCCAGCACAATATGACCCACACCGGAGAAAAGCCCTTCTTGTGCaaagaatgtggaaaagccttttGCCTCAGCTCATCCTTCACTCAGCACATGAGgattcacactggagagaaaccctacgaGTGCGACGACTGTGGAAAGGCCTTCACTCACCGCTCTACTTTTATCCGGCACAAGAGGACTCATACCGGAGAGAAGCCCTTTGAATGCAAGGAATGTGGGAAAACCTTCTGCGACAGCTCTTCCTTAATCCAACACATGAGGATTCACACTGGCGAGAGGCCCTATAAGTGCAGTGATTGTGGAAAAGCCTTTACACACCACTCTGTTTTTATCCGACATCATAGGACCCACAGTGGGGAAAAACCCTTGGAGTGTAAAGAATGTGCAAAAGCCTTTTACTACAGCTCTTCCTTTACTCGACACATGAGGATCCACACTGGCGAGAAGCCCTACGTATGCAGAGAATGCGGGAAGGCCTTTACCCAACCTGCAAATTTTGTTCGTCATAATAGGATCCACActggagaaaaaccatatgagtGCAAACACTGTAAGAAGGCTTTTTGTGACAACTTTGCTTTAACTCAGCACATGAgaactcacactggagagaaaccctttGAATGTGGTGAATGTGGAAAAACCTTCAGCCACAGTTCCTCCTTCACTCACCATCGAAAAATTCATACCAGAGTTTAA